The following coding sequences are from one Roseburia hominis A2-183 window:
- a CDS encoding NodZ family protein has translation MIIIEPCAGLGNRLLALTSAYELAEKLGRELLVIWKSEIGCQIRSEELFLFDGVKVINISESGWKQDFAGTLRGNAVKKKYRGSADRFVECDEVEVWKKEGGFARVEQEIAKTSRIYIKSYTNLCEITPDSFRFLTPSAAVEARGREVFAQITKERTVGVHIRRTDHTDAIANSPLELFTDRMKREIEEKDANFYVTTDDARVMDELKQAFPAERLVIYENKVLDRDSREGIQDALVDMLCLSKCSRIIGSYRSTFSLIPSIMGNIPLEMMIKD, from the coding sequence ATGATAATCATAGAACCATGTGCAGGACTGGGAAACCGCCTGCTGGCACTGACTTCAGCGTATGAATTGGCGGAGAAGCTGGGAAGGGAGCTGCTTGTCATCTGGAAGAGCGAGATAGGCTGCCAGATCCGGTCAGAGGAGCTGTTCCTGTTTGATGGGGTTAAGGTGATCAATATCAGTGAGAGTGGATGGAAGCAGGATTTTGCCGGGACACTGCGCGGCAATGCCGTCAAGAAAAAATACCGTGGCAGCGCAGACCGGTTTGTGGAGTGTGATGAGGTAGAGGTCTGGAAAAAAGAGGGTGGATTTGCGCGTGTGGAACAGGAGATTGCGAAAACGTCCCGGATCTACATCAAATCCTACACAAATCTGTGCGAGATCACGCCGGACAGCTTCAGGTTCTTAACGCCTTCCGCTGCGGTGGAAGCGCGTGGCAGAGAAGTGTTTGCCCAGATCACAAAGGAGCGGACGGTGGGGGTACACATCCGCCGTACCGACCACACAGATGCGATCGCAAACAGCCCGCTGGAGTTGTTTACCGATCGGATGAAGCGCGAGATAGAGGAAAAGGATGCCAATTTTTATGTGACGACGGACGATGCCAGGGTCATGGACGAGTTAAAGCAGGCATTTCCCGCAGAGCGTCTGGTAATCTACGAGAATAAGGTACTTGACCGTGATTCCAGGGAGGGCATACAGGATGCCCTGGTGGATATGCTGTGTCTGTCAAAGTGTAGCAGGATCATAGGAAGCTACCGGAGTACGTTCAGCCTGATCCCTTCGATCATGGGAAATATTCCGCTAGAGATGATGATAAAGGATTGA
- a CDS encoding WecB/TagA/CpsF family glycosyltransferase: protein MKTCTILGTEIAVTTMEETVRYIEEHMEELRGKYICVSNVHTTVTAYEDESYRKVQNGAAFALPDGKPLSLYSKKHGFPEAERVTGPDLMGELFARDNGLTHYFYGGSEATIGTLREKLPKEYPHLKIAGMVSPPYRPLTKEEDAAQVEAMNASGADIIWIGLGAPKQERYMFEHQGLTQGVMVGVGAGFDYYAGTIRRAPMWMQKLSLEWLYRLMQDPKRLFKRYFVTNFKFLRLTLGRGKKSRGEKKS from the coding sequence ATGAAAACGTGTACGATATTAGGAACAGAGATTGCCGTCACGACGATGGAAGAGACGGTTCGCTATATAGAGGAACACATGGAGGAACTGCGCGGGAAATATATCTGCGTCTCGAATGTGCACACGACGGTAACGGCATATGAGGATGAAAGCTATCGCAAAGTGCAGAATGGTGCCGCATTTGCCCTGCCGGATGGAAAACCGCTGTCTCTTTATTCAAAAAAGCACGGATTCCCGGAGGCGGAACGTGTGACCGGACCGGATCTGATGGGAGAACTGTTCGCGAGAGACAATGGGCTGACTCACTATTTTTACGGGGGGAGCGAGGCGACGATCGGGACACTGCGTGAGAAGCTTCCCAAAGAATATCCACATCTTAAGATTGCAGGAATGGTGTCGCCGCCGTACCGCCCTCTGACGAAGGAGGAGGATGCGGCGCAGGTGGAGGCAATGAATGCGTCGGGAGCAGATATCATCTGGATCGGGCTTGGCGCACCCAAGCAGGAGCGTTACATGTTTGAGCACCAGGGATTGACGCAGGGCGTCATGGTCGGTGTGGGAGCCGGATTTGACTACTATGCCGGGACGATCCGGCGCGCGCCGATGTGGATGCAGAAGTTGAGCTTAGAGTGGTTATACCGTCTGATGCAGGATCCCAAGCGTCTGTTCAAACGTTATTTTGTGACAAATTTCAAGTTCCTGCGGCTGACACTTGGAAGGGGGAAGAAGAGCAGAGGAGAGAAAAAGTCATGA